A portion of the Acidisarcina polymorpha genome contains these proteins:
- a CDS encoding bifunctional enoyl-CoA hydratase/phosphate acetyltransferase, whose protein sequence is MNTFLPGSIFGSKSHRPESLSPALFSALIEDCQKREPIPVAVCWPCSDVALAGAFEAAAAGLIDPVLIGARREIKIIADRLHLDLDAHEIVDVLTEQEAAIKSTELCRTGVTKSLMKGSLHTDVLMRYVLQKEGGLRSSRRISHVFILEVPLYDRALLITDAAINIYPTLEDKIDIVQNAIDLAHVLGIATPKVAIMSAIETVNPKIVSTLDAAALCKMADRGQITGAILDGPLAFDTAVSKEAALVKHLKSPVAGEADILLVPDLESGNMLAKQLEYLGGANLAGIVLGAKVPIILTSRADLPESRVASCAVAAMLVHANLQCWL, encoded by the coding sequence ATGAACACCTTCCTGCCAGGCTCGATTTTCGGATCTAAGTCGCACCGTCCCGAATCGCTTTCTCCGGCGCTCTTCAGCGCGCTGATCGAGGATTGCCAGAAGCGCGAGCCTATCCCCGTCGCGGTTTGCTGGCCATGCAGCGATGTCGCCCTCGCCGGCGCCTTTGAGGCCGCTGCCGCCGGTCTGATCGATCCCGTGCTCATCGGCGCCCGGCGCGAAATCAAGATCATTGCCGATCGTCTCCATCTCGACCTCGATGCTCATGAAATCGTCGACGTACTCACGGAACAGGAAGCAGCGATCAAGAGCACCGAGCTATGTCGAACCGGAGTCACCAAATCGTTGATGAAGGGAAGCCTCCACACCGACGTCCTCATGCGCTACGTTCTACAGAAGGAAGGCGGACTGCGGAGCTCCCGCCGCATCAGCCATGTCTTCATCCTTGAAGTGCCGCTCTACGATCGCGCCTTGCTGATTACTGATGCGGCCATCAACATCTATCCCACCCTTGAAGACAAAATCGACATCGTGCAGAATGCGATCGACCTGGCGCACGTCCTCGGAATTGCCACGCCCAAGGTAGCGATCATGTCGGCCATCGAGACCGTGAATCCTAAGATCGTCTCGACGCTCGACGCCGCGGCCCTCTGCAAGATGGCCGACCGCGGCCAGATTACCGGGGCCATTCTCGACGGACCGCTCGCCTTCGACACCGCCGTCAGCAAAGAAGCCGCGCTGGTGAAGCACCTGAAATCCCCGGTTGCCGGAGAAGCCGATATTCTGCTCGTCCCTGATCTGGAGTCCGGCAACATGTTAGCCAAGCAGCTTGAATATCTAGGAGGAGCCAATCTGGCCGGCATCGTTCTCGGAGCCAAGGTGCCGATCATTCTTACCAGCCGCGCCGACTTGCCCGAATCCCGAGTCGCCTCCTGCGCCGTGGCCGCGATGCTGGTGCATGCCAATCTCCAATGCTGGCTGTAG
- a CDS encoding aldo/keto reductase encodes MKQASSPDRRRFLKTSGAVAAGLLTQSAIASPAATIALPALPANARTPAAMPTRNLGKTGYKVGIFSLGGQASLEKPNNFDVALPIINRALDLGVNYLDTSSIYGGPERWSEQYVGRVMKTRRQEAFLATKTKERTRDGSLRMIEKSLQLLNTDHVDLWQLHDIGLPEDVEAIFAKGGAMEALTEMQDQKVVRFLGVTGHYRPEALIDAVNRHPFDTILMALNAADSHIHSFTDELLPVVVEKQMGIIGMKVPTRGRLLAGWTPPPLAQQQHSWEGSAIATQTGVMKMKDAMNFTLSHPVSTVIVGCDNIAQLEENVEIARDFTPLSKAQMATLNELAGPVAKQSLFFRFTDRSKG; translated from the coding sequence ATGAAGCAGGCTAGCTCTCCCGACCGGCGCAGGTTCTTAAAGACGAGCGGCGCAGTTGCCGCGGGACTCCTTACCCAGAGCGCGATCGCCTCGCCTGCCGCGACAATCGCTCTGCCTGCGCTGCCGGCGAATGCCCGCACCCCGGCCGCCATGCCTACCAGGAACCTGGGGAAGACCGGCTACAAAGTTGGCATCTTCAGCCTGGGCGGCCAGGCATCGCTTGAAAAGCCCAATAACTTCGACGTTGCCTTGCCGATTATCAACCGCGCCCTCGATCTCGGGGTGAACTATCTCGACACCTCGTCCATCTATGGCGGCCCGGAGCGGTGGAGCGAACAGTATGTCGGCCGGGTGATGAAGACCCGCCGGCAAGAGGCCTTCCTTGCGACCAAAACCAAGGAGCGCACCCGCGATGGCTCGCTTCGCATGATCGAGAAGTCTCTCCAACTGCTGAATACCGACCACGTGGATCTTTGGCAGCTTCATGACATTGGGTTGCCTGAGGATGTGGAGGCGATCTTCGCCAAGGGCGGCGCCATGGAAGCGCTTACGGAAATGCAGGACCAAAAAGTGGTCCGGTTTTTGGGAGTTACCGGGCACTATCGTCCTGAGGCGCTGATTGATGCCGTGAATCGTCATCCTTTCGACACCATTTTGATGGCTCTCAATGCGGCCGATTCGCACATTCACAGCTTTACCGATGAGTTGCTGCCGGTGGTCGTCGAGAAGCAGATGGGAATTATCGGCATGAAGGTACCGACGCGAGGAAGATTGCTGGCGGGCTGGACTCCACCGCCGCTTGCACAGCAGCAGCATTCGTGGGAAGGGTCAGCGATCGCGACCCAGACCGGCGTGATGAAGATGAAGGACGCCATGAATTTCACGCTTTCGCACCCGGTCAGTACAGTGATCGTTGGCTGTGACAATATCGCGCAACTGGAAGAAAACGTGGAGATTGCTAGAG